Proteins found in one Coffea eugenioides isolate CCC68of chromosome 5, Ceug_1.0, whole genome shotgun sequence genomic segment:
- the LOC113771334 gene encoding rho GDP-dissociation inhibitor 1-like, with amino-acid sequence MGLEKDKQNDRGEESDIQESGDERDGNMKRNTSETSLYTTEDEDSDGQEHNNKIQLGPQCTLKEHIEKDKDDESLRRWKEQLLGSVDINSVTETLDPEVKILSLSIVTTDRPAIILPIPEDGNPKGLWFTLKEGSHYSLKFSFTVSNNILSGFRYTNTVWKTGIKVDSRKAMLGTFSPQQEPYTYETPEESTPSGFLARGLYSARSKFVDDDNRCYLEINYTFDIRKDWANV; translated from the exons ATGGGTCTTgaaaaagataaacaaaatgATAGGGGAGAGGAAAGTGACATACAAGAGAGTGGAGATGAGAGAGATGGGAACATGAAAAGAAATACGAGTGAAACTTCTTTATACACAACTGAGGATGAAGACAGTGATGGTCAAGAACATAATAACAAGATTCAACTTGGACCACAGTGCACCCTTAAAGAACATATTGAGAAAGATAAG GATGATGAGAGTTTGAGAAGATGGAAGGAACAATTGCTAGGGAGTGTGGATATAAACAGTGTTACAG AGACACTGGATCCTGAAGTTAAAATACTTAGTCTATCAATTGTTACTACTGATAGACCAGCCATTATTCTTCCCATTCCTGAAGATGGAAATCCTAAAGGATTGTGGTTCACCTTAAAAGAAGGAAGTCACTACAGCTTGAAATTCTCTTTCACTGTGAGCAATAACATTCTTTCGGGATTTAGATATACGAACACTGTTTGGAAAACTGGTATCAAAG TGGATAGTCGAAAAGCTATGCTTGGAACGTTTAGTCCACAACAAGAACCTTATACATATGAAACGCCGGAAGAGAGTACGCCATCTGGTTTTTTGGCTAGAGGCTTATATTCTGCAAGGTCAAAG TTTGTTGATGATGATAACAGGTGTTACTTGGAAATAAATTATACTTTCGATATTCGAAAAGACTGGGCAAATGTCTAG